The Paludibacter jiangxiensis DNA segment CCGGAAACCGGATCTACAGATGTCGTGCTTGATACCCGTGCCACTACTATTACGCCGGCAGTTCCATTACCCCGCGTCCAGTTGACAGTGAGGGATGTGCCGGTGGTGTTGTTTGTAAAAGCCCCAATTGAGGCTTGGTTTGAAGGCGGAATACAATCTGTAATGACTCCCGAAGATGCACCCGGGATTAGATAACATTTATCGGATGAATTAAATTCATATACGGTAAAGGTATATGAATTCGAAGCTGATAAACCTGTGATATTGGCAGATGTTCCAGTGCCGGCGTAAACAACGCAATTTCCAGTTCCTGTGGTGTTACCTGCGCCAAAGGCTGAATTTGCCGTATAGGATATTCCGCTTGTTGGATTAACCGCCGTTGTACTTGTAAGTCGGGCTACTACTATAACACCACCGGTACCGCTACCCCTGCTCCAATTGACCGTAAGTGATGTAGCTGCAATGTTTGTAAAGGCATTCATTGTTGCCTGTGTTGTAGGAGGAATGCATGGCGTGATAACTGATGCGGATGATCCCGACAGGTTATAGCATGGTCCGGCGGAATTATATTCGTATACAGTGAATGTATAGCTTGTTGAAGCAGCTAGATCTGTTATGTCAACACTGGAGCCCGCACCCTTATAAACAACAAAATTTCCACTCCCGGTTGTTGAGCCGGAGCCAAAGGAATTATTCGCTGTATATGAAATGCCACTGTATGGAGCAACGGCCGGAGCGCCGGTTAACCGTGCTACGACGATAACGCCTCCATTCCCGTTTCCTCTTGTCCAGTTTACAGTGAGAGAAGTGCCGGTGATGTTATTGGTAAATGTGCCAATGGTAGCCGGATTGGAAGGTTGAATACAGGGAGTTGTAACTGTAGAAGCTGAGCCGGGAAAAGTATAGCATGGTCCCGTGTTGTTAAATTCGTAAACAGTAAAGTCGTAAGATGTTGAGCTGGTTAAACCTGTGATGTTGACAGATGAACCAGGACCTGCATAAACCACATAGTTTCCTGTGCCGGTTGTTTGGCCTGAACCAAAGACGGAATTTGCCGTATATGTTGTTCCACTTGTCGGATCAATGCCAGGTGTGCCGGATATGCGGGCAACGACAATAACCCGGTTTCCGTTTCCTCTTGTCCAGTTGACTGTGAGGGATGTTCCGGTGGTGTTGTTGGTATATATTCCTATAGAAGCTTGATTGGCAGGAGCCGAGCATGTTGTGGTTACAGAGCCGGAGGAGCCGGGTGTAAGATAACAGTTGTTTGTAGTATTAAATTCGTAAACAGTAAAAGTGTAATCGGAAACAGAAGATAGATTATTGACTGTAACATTATTGCCAGTGCCGTTATATACCACATAGTTACCGGATCCGGTAGTAGTATTTCCCGATCCAAAATTTGCGTTTGCAGTATAAGATGTGCCATTGACAGGATCGGCTGCTGTTGTGGAGGTTAATCGTGCAACTACCAATATGCGACTCCCATCTCCTCTTGTCCAGTTGACGGTAACACTATTATTGCCAATAGAAGTGAATGAACCGATGATAGCTTGTGTCGTCGGAGTTATACATATTGGTTTAAGAGCAATTAGAATAGCTCCGTTGCGGGAAGAATTTAAGATTGCAGCTGTACCGTCACCTGTATTTCCCCCCGTGCTTTTAAGTGCCCAGGCAGCACCCACCGAAACATGATTATTATTGTCGTTATCATACAATTCGGTTAGGTTTCCCGGAGAATTTGTGTGCCAGTTTGAATAGTTGTCAGGACTGCTGCCAACCATTCCAAACATAATAATAGCGGCATTTGGAGTTGCGGTTATAATGCCGGTTGCCGTGATGTTATCGTCTTGATTGACAGTTATTGTTCCCAGATCAACATCGAAAGGTCCTCCTGCAGTACCGTCAACTTTATAGCCACCGGTTACATCAACGCCTGAAAATGCGACTATTGAACCGATTGCTTCGTTTGTATTAGCTCCTAAAGCAAAGGTATAGGTAATGGTCGAAATGTTCTCATCAGAAGCATCTGCAATACGGTATAAAACAGATCCCCGGCGTGCCGTTCCTCCGCCTAAGTCAGCGCCGGCGATGAGTGTCCATCCGGCAAGAGAAGGATCTTGAGTGTCATTGCCATTTTTTGAAATATTCACAATCATTACATCACCTGCTTTTATACCTGTGGGTTTAGCGATAGTGATAGATGTTGTGGTTGAAGTAGCTGTTGTAGCGGTGCCGCGTTGTGCGATTACGGCAAGGAGACTGTTTATGGAAAAGAAAAACAATATTGTGGTAAGCGCAACAATCTTACGGGTGGCCCCTCTTTCTTTACATGATTGTGGAGGAGCTGTCTGTGATGTCCCTATATGCGCAAGAAGGATGTGGGTAAAAGTAGACTTCATGTGCGATTAATTTTCTCTTTAGATTTTTAGAAGACAGACTTCCCGTAACGATTGCCGGCTGAGAGTGAGAAACAAGCGGTGCATCTCTTTTTTGCACTGAAAATGATTTTAACCGCAACCCGTTCTCTTTATTTAATGACTTGCTTGTTAGTCTGTGATGAAGGAGCGTCGGGTTGTTTGAGTCTTGTTCTCAAATATTTATTCCACCTGAATAACGCATTAATGTCAACGCTTTAGTTGCTAAAAGCATAAATTTTGCATAGATGTGCTTTTTGTCTTTGATTATTTTTCTGTTCTAATGCATTCTATATGAAAAATGGTGCATTCTGTGTTTGTTGTCAGGTACTTTAGTCTATATGTCGATTCAGAAACGTTTTCGTAAACCAATGTTTTTTTTGTCGGATATTTGCTTATTTAGGATTCAGATTTAATGAGGTCATCTTGACTTTTTATACTATTGCTCCTACAGAGTTTTTAGTCCATGAAACTAATAATCAATACCTTCCGATAATCACCAGGAATTACTCCGAAAGGAGCATTTAAGCTTTGGAGAAGTGATATTATATAGCACAACAGGAGGCTTCTCTTTTCCCAAAGAGAAGCACTCCCTAACTTCCGCAGATCATTTTGTTGATTAAAATTCTACTTGCATTGTTCGAAGAAATTGGCCGGAAGTATAGTTGGATCGAGCTGTTCTCCCGCTTTGAATTTATTCGGGTCGAAAGCTCCCGGTGTTTCTTTGTCTGAGCTGTAACTTAACACCTTAATCTCTGTTCGACGATTAAGCTGATGATCTGCTTCACTGCACCAAACGCCGTTATCACAACGGTTTAGCAGTTGATGTTCTCCATAACCTTTTGCTATTATTCGATTTTGGTTAATGCCCTTTGATACAATGTATGCAACAGCCGATCTGGCCCGCTTGTCAGACAGTGTGTCGTTGTAGCTGTAGGAACCGCGACAGTCTGTGTGGGCGCTGAGTTCTATGTCGATCGGATAGATTTTCATGATGGTAACCAGACTGTCAAGAATCGGACGTGCATCGGCGCGGATATTCCATTTGTCGAAATCGTAATGGATGTTGTCCAGTTTCCATTTCATGCCGATGGCAAACTTGTCGAGCAGCAAATCGCGTGGTGCCGGCTGAACCATTGTAGCTTTCGAGGGGTTAACCACCTGCATGGCGAGACAGTCGCAGTTGCAGTTTTGCTTCACTCCTTCGATGGCGTAATTGCACGGATTGGCAACAGCCTTCACAATTATATCGGACGGATGTTTGACTTCCATGCTGTATTTACCGTTAGCATCCGTTTTCAGCACATATACTTTTCGTTCTTTCGGGTCGAAAACAAAAACCGATACGTCGCTGATTGGCTGGAGCGTTCTTTTGTCTTTTACATAACCTTCTATCAGAGAAGAATAGATTTTCTTTTCGTAGTTGAATCCGAAGATATTGTCGTTGCCACCGATACGATCGGAGGTGAAAAATCCTGTTGAGGCGCTCGCTCCCTGTGTCCATCCGAAATCGTCGGTATTGCTGTTGATAGGATAGCTCAGGTGTTCCGAACTATCATTTCCGGCAAGAAGGTCTTTCAACGGGATGCGGTAAATATCCAGTCCTCCCAGACCGGGACGTCCATCACTGCTGTAGTACAGGTAGCCGTCTTCGGTAATGGACGGGAACACTTCGTTTCCGGCAGTATTGATCACATCCAGTTTTTGGGGTTCGCCCCACGATTGAGAGCTGTCGTTTCTTTTGCTAACATACAGGTCGTAACCACCTTTTCCGTTTGGCATATCACTGCTGAATACCAACAATGTTCCTTCCGGATTTACCGCAGGATGCATTGCCGAATACTGATTGGGATCGCCAAATGGCAAAGCCTTGATGTTGGTTATCTTTTTGCCGTCGTATGATCCCTGCATCAGTCGGATACGGTTGATTTTATTCGCATCGGGGTGGTCATAGTTGGCCGAGAAATAAATGGTATTGTTTTTGTCGATTGAAACACCGCCTGCATTGTAAGGCACATTGTCCAACCCTTCCACAAGAGAACCCACAAAAGTATTTCCCTGCAGGTAATTGCGTGGAAAAGCTACCGATAAAGCGGGCGCAGAAGCCTTTGTATCTGCTCCTTCATAGACGCCCGCTATCCTCTTCTCTTTAGATTTGGTTGGTATTGCTGAAAGGTCAGTAATTTGTTTGCCGGTTAATGAGGATACCGGCTGAGTGCTCAATGTGTTCTTATCTACCTGCCACAGGCGCGAATAGTTTCCTCCGTCCCAGTCGAAAGCTCTTGTTTTGGATGCGTAAGGACGGTTGCTGCTGAATAATAATGTATTGCTGTTGAGTAGTGGTGCAAATTCCCTGTAGGGAGTGTTCATGTCCGGAAAACTCATTTGCCAGTCGGCGGAGTCTTTTTCCATTTCTGCCAGTTTGCCGGCATCCATGAAAGCTTCGGCTTTTTGTTCGAATCCCGGAATACCTTTGAGCCATTCGCCTGCTTTCTTGTATTGGTGGGCGCGTGCCGCAATCTCAGCCAAACGGATACGATCCGTATTGGAAAGAGAACCTGAATTTTTTGCGAGTAGGTGGTCGTATGCTTTTTTGCATTTATCGTACGATCTGGTTTGCCAGTAACAGTCAGCAAGTTTTGTCCAGTATACCGGTGTTAAAACATTCCCCCTGGCAATACTCTTTTCGTAATAACCGGCAGCTAAAACATATTTTTTTGCCACATAAGCCGCATCACCCTGACTGATATCTGCAGTAATGTTCATTCCGCTTTGGGCAAACAAGGTAAAACTACCCATCGCCAGCAAAAGTAATAATGATGTCAATATGCGGTTGGATATTTGGGTAATAGTTTTCATAGTTGTGCTAATTATCTGGTTTATAAACTTGATCTGTATTACTTTGGCTTTCACCTATTTTAGGACGCATTATTATGACACGAGCCGGTTAGTAGTATCTGGGAGACTGAACTTCTTTGCTGGCTCCACCCAGTTCGAGTCTGAGCATAATTTCATGCGTTCCTTTGTTGTAACTTTTCAGATCGGAAATCGTATAGTCGTATGAGTATCCGATACGCAGTTGCGGAAGTACCTGAAATTCCACCATGCCCACGAAAGCATCGCCTGTCCGGTAACTGACTCCCACACCCAGTATATCATGGAACCACCCGTTGAGGTTAAAATCGTATTGAACGGTAGCCCCTTTTACGGCCTTGATCAAAACAGACGGTTTGAGTTTGATGACCGGTGAAAGCGTAAAGAGATAACCGCCGGTGAGAAAATAGTGATTGTTGGCTCCGAAACTCTTTTGGTTCAACTGGTTTTCGGCTTCTATTTTTGTGTGCAACAAGGCCGGAACAGAAAGACCAACATACCATTTTTCGGTGGCAAATAACATCCCGAATCCGGCAGTGGGCAACCATCCGCTCACATCGTTTTGCAACAGTGGATCGGTTTGATCCAGCGGATTGGTTTCTGAAAGGTTTGCCCTGTAGTTTAAAAGACCTCCGCTTACACCCAAAGACAGGAATGCGTCGTTGAAAGGAATACGGTGCGAATAGAATGCCTGTACGCCGGTTGTCTTTTCAATGCCCATTTGGTCATTGTAGACCTGCAGGCCAATGCCTTCATTGCTGCCTTCAATGCGTCTGTCCCATGTGATGGACCCGGTTCTGGGTGCTCCGGTAATACCTATCCACTGAGCCCGATACAAGGCTGTTATATTGTCAACTGCGCGATTACCTGTATAAGCCGGGTTAATATGGATCATATTGAACATGTATTGAGAATACATCGGCTCTTGTTGACCCTTCAGGGTGCCGCAAAGCAGCAGCAAACCTGTGGTAAGAATCAATGATAATTTGGAAGTCAGAGTATGTAACATTGTCGTAAATTTTAATGGTTATTCATGCCTGTCTCTGCCATTTTCATAGTTAACGTTTCCCGGTATCGTGGAGTGCTTTCGTTTACTAAAAGACAACTCCACTTTGCCGGTATTGCTGTTAACGTCTCAATGTGATATAGCTTGCTAGTTTTTCAACCTTATTCGTTTCTGTATTGCGGATCACTATGATGTAATAATATGTTCCGCTTGGCAGATTCTGACCCAACAGATGTCCGCTGCCCTTACCGTCCCAGTCGTTTTGATAATCGTTGCTCTCGTAAACCTTATTACCCCAACGGTTGAAGACTTCCAGAGAGATAGTGATTCGTGAGGAGTGAATGATTGTGAATTTATCATTATGACCATCCTGGTTAGGCGTAAACGCATCCGGGATAATCAGAATCTCAGGTATCTCCGTCTTTGTCGGTCTCGGGAATGCACCTTCAGTGTTCGATGGGTCATCAGATAAGACATTGGAGATGGCTCCGGTAGTCCTGGACGATCCGTCAAGCACAGCCTGATTGTAGACTGTTCCAAAGAACCGGTTCAATGTGGTGTGCACTTCAATGGTGATCTCTTCCGTGCTGTTAGGTGCCACTGCACTGCCATCGAGCAATACGTTGGTGCGGGTAACGCCGTCAAAGAGCCCGTTTGCTTTCAACTTGCCGGTTGCCGTAATACCAACCACCCGGAATTCCATCGGACTTAAAATTACCCTGCTCAGGTCATCGGTAATATGTATCGAGGTAATTGAGTCAGTGGTTAATTTGTTGGTTACCGATATGGTGTATTTCCAGTTAACAGTGCCATCTCCGTTGTTTACCGGTGAGGTTGACCTCTTGTTGAAGGTCATCATATCTGTATATGGTCTCACCGTAATGGTTACCGTAGCCGTCGATGTCAGACCGTTGCTTGCAGCTATCGTATAGGTAAACGAGTCGGAACCTGTGTATCCGGTTGTCGGAGTGTAAACAATCTTGTCGTCTGTCGGATTGTTCGGCGTTCCGCCGTTATTTACCGTTACCGTTCCGTGAGCCGCGCTTGTGGCTGTGATTGCAGTGGTGGATGGTCCATCCGGGCCAAAGCTGTCATTGGACAATACGTTGATGGTTGTACTTGTATTCTGAATCATCGTCACATTGTCATTGACTGCAACAGGAGGATCAGAAACCGAGGTGACAGTAATTGTCAACGTGCCGGAAGCTGTGCCACCATTGCCATCGCTGATGTTGTAAGTGATAACAGGAACAGAACCATTGTAGTTAGCCATCGGAGTAAAGGTGTAGCTACCATTGGTATTGATAATTATTGTGCCAATACCTGTCATTGTAGCTGTAGCTCCGGCGCTATAAGCAGTACCTCCGATTGTAAATCCGGTCACTGTCAGCGGATCGCCATCCACATCGGCATCATTGGTCAGTACGTTATCGTTTAACGGAGTGTCTTCCGGTGTACTTTTCACATCTGCATTGGCAACAGGATTGTCATTCGCTGCCGTTACCGTAATGTCGAGTGTTGAAGAAACAACAGCCGAACCATCAGTTGCACGATAGAAGACAGTCGGTACTTTTCCGTTGAAATTAAGAGCCGGTGTAAATGTGAATGCTCCATTGGCAGCAGCCACAAGAGTACCCGTTGAAGAGACGTTGACAGAAGCCGGCGTTGTGTAGACTTTTTCGCCTACAACGATGTTGGCTACCGAAAGCGGATCACCATCCACGTCAGAGTCATTTGCCAATACATTACCGCTTACCGGTGTGTCTTCCGGTGTGGTGTATACGTCAGGTCTGGCTACCGGTGCGTCATTGACCGCCGTTACCGTGATAATCAGTTTTGCAGAAGCTGTGCCGCCCACGCCGTCACTTATCATGTAAGTGATAGCCGGAACTGTACCGTTGTAATTCAACGTCGGTACGAAGGTGAATCCGCCATTTGCATTGAGGGTCAGCGTCCCTTCTGCCGAAGTGGCTGTCCCCGGCGAATAAGTGGTACCATTCCATACAAAGCCTGTTACCGTGAGGACATTCGTTACGTCCGGATCGGTGTCGTTTGCGAGAACATTACCTGTAGCGGTTATGTCTTCCGGAGTTGATACATTATCATCAACTGCTATCGGCGGAACATTGCCGTAGATAACCGTGATCGCATATTCACAAACTGTCGTATTGCCGGATTTATCCGTTGCTGTCCATTTAATGTTGGTAAGGCCTACATTAAGTATCGCATTGTCAAGAGTCGTTCCGGAACCGGTTGTTGCGCCAGTCATGTCGTATGTCAACGAAGCAAGAGCATCATTGTCGGTTGCAGTTGCATCCCATCCTGTACCTTTAATGGTGTAGGTGTAAACGCCACTCTGAGAGGTGAAGCTTACATTCTGACCTGTGAAACATTTTGTAAACAGCGGATTCTGATTATCCACCACTGTTATTGTTTGTTTGCACGAGGTGGTATTGCCACATTCATCGGTTGCCGTCCAGGTCACGGTGGTTGTTCCTATCGGATATTGACCGCTGGCATTCATCGTGTGGTTGAAATCGTTGCTGTACTTAACTTGACCACAATTGTCGGTTACAGTTGGTGATGCAATGGTAACCGTAGCAAAGTTCTTATCCACATCGACAAATACGGTTTGAGATGGAGGACAACTCAAAACCGGAGCGGTGGTATCCTGTACCTTGATCACCTGTGTCTTCGATGCACTGTTGTTGCAAGCATCGGTAGCTGTCCATGTACGAGTCAGAGTGTAGGTACTTGGGCAAACGCCGTCTGTACGGACTTCCTTGTAAGTAACCACAGGAGCTGCGTCGCAATTATCGGTAGCGGTCAGCGTTGCGGCCACAGGTACGGCATTGCATTCCACGGTAACGTCGGCAGGAGCTTCGCTCAAAATAGGAGCTTTTGTATCCTGAACCTTGATAACCTGTGTCTTCGATGCACTGTTACCGCAAGCGTCGGTAGCTGTCCATGTGCGGGTCAGGGAGTATGTGCTCGGGCAAACGCCGTCGGTACGTACTTCCTTGTAAGTTACCACGGGAGCTACATCACAATTATCGGTAGCAGTCAGCGTAGCAGCTTCAGGAACAGCATTGCATTCAACGGTAACGTCGGCAGGAGCTTCGCTCAAAATAGGAGCGGTGGTATCCTGAACTTTGATCACCTGAACTTTCGATGCGCTGTTTCCGCAAGCGTCGGTAGCTGTCCAGGTACGAGTCAGAGTGTAGGTACTCGGGCAAACGCCATCGGTACGTACTTCACTGTAAGTTACCACAGGAGCCACGTCACAATTATCGGTAGCTGTCAGCGTTGCAGCTACAGGTACTGCATTGCATTCTACAGTAACGTCGGCAGGAGCTTCGCTCAAAATAGGAGCGGTGGTATCCTGTACCTTGATCACCTGAACTTTCGAAGAGCTGTTTCCACAAGCGTCGGTTGCTGTCCATGTGCGGGTCAGAGTGTAGGTACTCGGGCAAACGCCGTTAGTTCTTACTTCTGTGTAAGTTACAGGTATGACCGTGCTATTGTAATCTGAAGCTGTAAGTGTTGCTGCATCTGGTATTACGTTGCATTCTACGGTAACATCAGCAGGAGCATCACTCAGTACAGGGGCTGCCGTATCCTGTACTTTAATTATTTGTGTTTTTGAAGAACTGTTACCGCAAGCGTCGGTGGCCGTCCAAGTGCGTGTTAGTGTGTAATTATTTGGACAATTGCCATCAGTTCTTACTTCTGTGTAAGTTA contains these protein-coding regions:
- a CDS encoding OmpA family protein; this encodes MKTITQISNRILTSLLLLLAMGSFTLFAQSGMNITADISQGDAAYVAKKYVLAAGYYEKSIARGNVLTPVYWTKLADCYWQTRSYDKCKKAYDHLLAKNSGSLSNTDRIRLAEIAARAHQYKKAGEWLKGIPGFEQKAEAFMDAGKLAEMEKDSADWQMSFPDMNTPYREFAPLLNSNTLLFSSNRPYASKTRAFDWDGGNYSRLWQVDKNTLSTQPVSSLTGKQITDLSAIPTKSKEKRIAGVYEGADTKASAPALSVAFPRNYLQGNTFVGSLVEGLDNVPYNAGGVSIDKNNTIYFSANYDHPDANKINRIRLMQGSYDGKKITNIKALPFGDPNQYSAMHPAVNPEGTLLVFSSDMPNGKGGYDLYVSKRNDSSQSWGEPQKLDVINTAGNEVFPSITEDGYLYYSSDGRPGLGGLDIYRIPLKDLLAGNDSSEHLSYPINSNTDDFGWTQGASASTGFFTSDRIGGNDNIFGFNYEKKIYSSLIEGYVKDKRTLQPISDVSVFVFDPKERKVYVLKTDANGKYSMEVKHPSDIIVKAVANPCNYAIEGVKQNCNCDCLAMQVVNPSKATMVQPAPRDLLLDKFAIGMKWKLDNIHYDFDKWNIRADARPILDSLVTIMKIYPIDIELSAHTDCRGSYSYNDTLSDKRARSAVAYIVSKGINQNRIIAKGYGEHQLLNRCDNGVWCSEADHQLNRRTEIKVLSYSSDKETPGAFDPNKFKAGEQLDPTILPANFFEQCK
- a CDS encoding PorP/SprF family type IX secretion system membrane protein; the encoded protein is MLHTLTSKLSLILTTGLLLLCGTLKGQQEPMYSQYMFNMIHINPAYTGNRAVDNITALYRAQWIGITGAPRTGSITWDRRIEGSNEGIGLQVYNDQMGIEKTTGVQAFYSHRIPFNDAFLSLGVSGGLLNYRANLSETNPLDQTDPLLQNDVSGWLPTAGFGMLFATEKWYVGLSVPALLHTKIEAENQLNQKSFGANNHYFLTGGYLFTLSPVIKLKPSVLIKAVKGATVQYDFNLNGWFHDILGVGVSYRTGDAFVGMVEFQVLPQLRIGYSYDYTISDLKSYNKGTHEIMLRLELGGASKEVQSPRYY
- a CDS encoding Ig-like domain-containing protein, translating into VPEAATLTATDNCDVAPVVTYKEVRTDGVCPSTYTLTRTWTATDACSNSASKTQVIKVQDTTAPVLSEAPADATVECNAVPVAATLTATDNCDAAPVVTYKEVSTDGACPSNYTLTRIWTATDACSNSSSKTQVITVQDKKAPVLSEAPTDITVESNAVPTAATLTATDNCDAAPVVTYTEVRTDGNCPNNYTLTRTWTATDACGNSSSKTQIIKVQDTAAPVLSDAPADVTVECNVIPDAATLTASDYNSTVIPVTYTEVRTNGVCPSTYTLTRTWTATDACGNSSSKVQVIKVQDTTAPILSEAPADVTVECNAVPVAATLTATDNCDVAPVVTYSEVRTDGVCPSTYTLTRTWTATDACGNSASKVQVIKVQDTTAPILSEAPADVTVECNAVPEAATLTATDNCDVAPVVTYKEVRTDGVCPSTYSLTRTWTATDACGNSASKTQVIKVQDTKAPILSEAPADVTVECNAVPVAATLTATDNCDAAPVVTYKEVRTDGVCPSTYTLTRTWTATDACNNSASKTQVIKVQDTTAPVLSCPPSQTVFVDVDKNFATVTIASPTVTDNCGQVKYSNDFNHTMNASGQYPIGTTTVTWTATDECGNTTSCKQTITVVDNQNPLFTKCFTGQNVSFTSQSGVYTYTIKGTGWDATATDNDALASLTYDMTGATTGSGTTLDNAILNVGLTNIKWTATDKSGNTTVCEYAITVIYGNVPPIAVDDNVSTPEDITATGNVLANDTDPDVTNVLTVTGFVWNGTTYSPGTATSAEGTLTLNANGGFTFVPTLNYNGTVPAITYMISDGVGGTASAKLIITVTAVNDAPVARPDVYTTPEDTPVSGNVLANDSDVDGDPLSVANIVVGEKVYTTPASVNVSSTGTLVAAANGAFTFTPALNFNGKVPTVFYRATDGSAVVSSTLDITVTAANDNPVANADVKSTPEDTPLNDNVLTNDADVDGDPLTVTGFTIGGTAYSAGATATMTGIGTIIINTNGSYTFTPMANYNGSVPVITYNISDGNGGTASGTLTITVTSVSDPPVAVNDNVTMIQNTSTTINVLSNDSFGPDGPSTTAITATSAAHGTVTVNNGGTPNNPTDDKIVYTPTTGYTGSDSFTYTIAASNGLTSTATVTITVRPYTDMMTFNKRSTSPVNNGDGTVNWKYTISVTNKLTTDSITSIHITDDLSRVILSPMEFRVVGITATGKLKANGLFDGVTRTNVLLDGSAVAPNSTEEITIEVHTTLNRFFGTVYNQAVLDGSSRTTGAISNVLSDDPSNTEGAFPRPTKTEIPEILIIPDAFTPNQDGHNDKFTIIHSSRITISLEVFNRWGNKVYESNDYQNDWDGKGSGHLLGQNLPSGTYYYIIVIRNTETNKVEKLASYITLRR